The Primulina tabacum isolate GXHZ01 chromosome 7, ASM2559414v2, whole genome shotgun sequence genome includes a window with the following:
- the LOC142550641 gene encoding uncharacterized protein LOC142550641, giving the protein MDHMNRVLKPYLDKFLVVCIDDILVYSLSEEDHREHLCLALLTLREKKLYAQFKKCEIWLKSVAFFGHIISELGVSVDPNKVEAIKDWPRPNTHVRKVSKSLKRSLHLLPVLVLPEDGKNITIYSDASKGGLGCRKVRCLTRQQVKAKYQRPGGLLQPLEIPKWKWDNFFMDFVAGLPKSKRGHDEILDKLAIMYMENIMRLQGVQASILSDKDPRFISRFWKSFQKAIETKLPLIEFAYNNNNHSSIEMAPYEALYGRN; this is encoded by the exons atggaccatATGAACCGAGTATTAAAGCCATACCTTGATAAGTTTTTGGTGGTTTgcatagatgatatccttgtaTACTCACTAAGCGAGGAAGACCATCGAGAACATTTGTGTCTCGCCTTGCTGACACTGCGTGAAAAGAAACTCTATGCCcaattcaagaagtgtgaaaTTTGGCTAAAAAGTGTTGCGTTCTTTGGCCATATAATCTCTGAATTAGGTGTGTCAGTAGATCCTAATAAAGTAGAAGCAATCAAGGACTGGCCTCGACCAAATACG CATGTTAGAAAAGTTTCGAAATCCTTAAAACGAAGCTTGCATCTACTACCAGTTCTAGTTCTTCCTGAAGATGGCAAGAACATAACGATATATAGTGACGCGTCAAAGGGAGGGTTAGGGTGTAGGAAAGTCAG GTGCTTAACccgtcaacaagtcaaggcgaAATATCAACGGCCTGGAGGACTCCTGCAACCATTAGAAATACCAaagtggaagtgggataacTTCTTCATGGATTTCGTAGCAGGACTACCAAAATCAAAACGAGGTCACGATGAGATTTTG GATAAATTAGCCATCATGTACATGGAAAACATAATGAGATTACAAGGAGTCCAGGCGAGTATATTATCTGACAAAGATCCAAGATTCATATCacgattttggaaaagttttcaaaaaGCCATTGAAACCAAA ttaCCTCTGATAGAATTTGCCTATAATAACAACAATCACAGCAGCATTgaaatggctccgtatgaagcactttatggccgAAATTGA